From Astatotilapia calliptera chromosome 19, fAstCal1.2, whole genome shotgun sequence, a single genomic window includes:
- the LOC113012218 gene encoding tumor necrosis factor ligand superfamily member 10-like isoform X2, with protein MAMSISVQSLGLILLAAVLLQTIAVAVSFMYFNKVLNTMQESFSRSSMSCLVNPNLNFLDAAEKKSDPCWQVTQQVHYYLKKIAERFQIPTPERRVSLPKVGAHVTGVVSSAEPPNSETVPGLQSSKGYLGERIRVWEGQRGLSFLQNIELRGGELLVPRAGLYYIYAQTYFKLPSMGEMDGETREEQGAQLVQYIYKKMSSYTAPILLMKSIRSVCWPRGQEPGLFSLHQAGTAFLQPADRLFITVSNASVIEMDGRANYFGAFLVS; from the exons ATGGCCATGTCCATTTCTGTCCAGAGTCTGGGGCTCATCTTACTCGCAGCAGTCCTCCTCCAGACCATCGCGGTCGCCGTCAGTTTTATGTACTTCAACAAAGTCCTGAACACG ATGCAGGAGAGTTTTTCCAGGAGCAGCATGTCCTGTCTTGTAAACCCGAATCTGAACTTCCTGGACGCGGCAGAAAAGAAGAGCGACCCCTGCTGGCAGGTCACGCAACAGGTCCACTACTACTTAAAGAAG aTTGCTGAAAGATTCCAGATACCTACTCCAGAGAGAA GGGTCTCTCTTCCCAAAGTTGGTGCACATGTGACTGGTGTTGTCTCATCAGCAGAGCCTCCAAATTCAGAGA CTGTTCCAGGTTTACAGAGCAGCAAGGGGTACCTGGGAGAGCGCATCAGAGTGTGGGAAGGCCAGAGAGGCCTGTCCTTCTTGCAGAACATAGAGCTGAGAGGAGGAGAGCTGCTGGTACCCAGAGCAGGCCTCTATTACATCTACGCCCAGACCTACTTCAAACTCCCGTCCATGGGGGAGATGGACGGGGAAACAAGAGAGGAGCAAGGAGCTCAGCTTGTCCAGTATATCTACAAGAAG ATGAGTTCCTACACGGCACCTATCTTACTGATGAAATCGATTAGGAGTGTCTGCTGGCCCCGGGGTCAGGAGCCTGGCCTCTTCTCTCTGCATCAGGCTGGCACTGCCTTTCTACAGCCTGCAGATCGCCTCTTCATTACTGTTAGCAATGCTAGTGTCATAGAGATGGACGGTCGGGCAAACTACTTTGGGGCCTTCCTCGTGAGCTAA
- the nceh1a gene encoding neutral cholesterol ester hydrolase 1a: protein MRLLSLLLTVSLTLALAYYIYIPLPDAIQQPWKLMILDAYLRTAFHVASLKQWLGFDHQTRSFRQFTFGFEGILKEFLSTESSAGAVPGVKVSDISFAGIPVRVYEPPAGGEGHLRRGLMYFHGGGWAVGTTKKGPYDITNRMVSDELNTVVVSVEYRLYPDVHFPVPYLDCIAAAKHFLSPEVLAKYSIDPDRVAVAGDSAGGNLAAAVAQEISVDDSMSVKFSVQALIYPVLQALDFNTPSYLQNQYIPVLYRTSMIQFWLQYLNIDLSLMPEFLVNNHSALQHSSLTPELRSRLDWNVLLTQKYKKNYKPVIVEKGSEGFLKRVPGLLDVRAVPLLAGPEVLAKCPRAYILTCEHDVLRDDGLMYVRRLQDAGVAVTSDHYEDGFHGCFSLTSWPLEFDVGKKALRGYLSWLQNNL, encoded by the exons ATGAGGCTGCTGTCACTCCTGCTTACTGTGTCATTAACGCTGGCACTTgcttattatatttacatcCCGCTCCCTGATGCCATTCAGCAGCCGTGGAAGTTGATGATACTGGATGCCTATTTAAGGACAGCATTTCATGTG GCCTCTTTGAAGCAATGGCTGGGATTTGACCATCAAACTAGATCTTTCAGGCAGTTCACATTTGGCTTTGAAGGGATATTAAAGGAATTTCTGAGTACTGAGTCCAGTGCAGGGGCCGTTCCAGGTGTGAAGGTCAGTGACATCTCTTTCGCTGGCATCCCAGTGCGAGTTTACGAGCCCCCAGCTGGAGGGGAGGGTCATCTGAGGAGAGGGTTGATGTATTTCCACGGAGGTGGCTGGGCCGTCGGCACCACCA AGAAGGGGCCATATGATATTACCAACCGAATGGTGTCAGATGAGCTGAATACTGTTGTGGTCTCTGTTGA GTATCGTCTGTATCCAGATGTGCACTTTCCAGTGCCATATTTAGACTGTATTGCTGCTGCCAAACACTTCTTGTCTCCAGAGGTTCTTGCCAAGTATTCTATTGACCCAGATCGTGTGGCTGTGGCAGGTGACAGCGCTGGAGGAAACCTTGCTGCTGCAGTTGCTCAGGAG atttcTGTAGATGACAGCATGAGTGTGAAATTCAGTGTCCAGGCTTTGATCTATCCAGTGCTCCAGGCTTTGGATTTCAATACACCCTCCTATTTGCAGAACCAATATATCCCCGTCCTTTACCGGACCAGCATGATCCAGTTCTGGCTGCAGTATCTGAACATTGACCTCTCTCTTATGCCCGAGTTTTTAGTGAACAACCACAGCGCTTTGCAACACTCTTCACTCACCCCAGAGCTGAGGTCAAGACTTGACTGGAATGTGCTACTTACTCAGAAGTACAAGAAGAACTACAAGCCTGTTATTGTGGAAAAGGGATCTGAGGGGTTTCTGAAGAGGGTGCCAGGCCTGCTTGATGTGCGAGCGGTACCACTGCTGGCTGGGCCAGAAGTGTTGGCAAAATGCCCTCGTGCATATATTCTAACATGTGAGCATGACGTGTTGAGGGATGATGGGCTGATGTATGTTCGCCGCTTACAGGATGCAGGGGTCGCTGTTACCAGCGACCACTATGAGGATGGCTTCCATGGATGTTTCAGTTTAACATCCTGGCCACTTGAATTTGACGTTGGGAAGAAGGCACTCAGGGGTTACCTCAGCTGGCTGCAGAACAACCTGTag
- the LOC113012218 gene encoding tumor necrosis factor ligand superfamily member 10-like isoform X1: protein MAMSISVQSLGLILLAAVLLQTIAVAVSFMYFNKVLNTMQESFSRSSMSCLVNPNLNFLDAAEKKSDPCWQVTQQVHYYLKKKIAERFQIPTPERRVSLPKVGAHVTGVVSSAEPPNSETVPGLQSSKGYLGERIRVWEGQRGLSFLQNIELRGGELLVPRAGLYYIYAQTYFKLPSMGEMDGETREEQGAQLVQYIYKKMSSYTAPILLMKSIRSVCWPRGQEPGLFSLHQAGTAFLQPADRLFITVSNASVIEMDGRANYFGAFLVS, encoded by the exons ATGGCCATGTCCATTTCTGTCCAGAGTCTGGGGCTCATCTTACTCGCAGCAGTCCTCCTCCAGACCATCGCGGTCGCCGTCAGTTTTATGTACTTCAACAAAGTCCTGAACACG ATGCAGGAGAGTTTTTCCAGGAGCAGCATGTCCTGTCTTGTAAACCCGAATCTGAACTTCCTGGACGCGGCAGAAAAGAAGAGCGACCCCTGCTGGCAGGTCACGCAACAGGTCCACTACTACTTAAAGAAG aagaTTGCTGAAAGATTCCAGATACCTACTCCAGAGAGAA GGGTCTCTCTTCCCAAAGTTGGTGCACATGTGACTGGTGTTGTCTCATCAGCAGAGCCTCCAAATTCAGAGA CTGTTCCAGGTTTACAGAGCAGCAAGGGGTACCTGGGAGAGCGCATCAGAGTGTGGGAAGGCCAGAGAGGCCTGTCCTTCTTGCAGAACATAGAGCTGAGAGGAGGAGAGCTGCTGGTACCCAGAGCAGGCCTCTATTACATCTACGCCCAGACCTACTTCAAACTCCCGTCCATGGGGGAGATGGACGGGGAAACAAGAGAGGAGCAAGGAGCTCAGCTTGTCCAGTATATCTACAAGAAG ATGAGTTCCTACACGGCACCTATCTTACTGATGAAATCGATTAGGAGTGTCTGCTGGCCCCGGGGTCAGGAGCCTGGCCTCTTCTCTCTGCATCAGGCTGGCACTGCCTTTCTACAGCCTGCAGATCGCCTCTTCATTACTGTTAGCAATGCTAGTGTCATAGAGATGGACGGTCGGGCAAACTACTTTGGGGCCTTCCTCGTGAGCTAA
- the LOC113012218 gene encoding tumor necrosis factor ligand superfamily member 10-like isoform X3: MAMSISVQSLGLILLAAVLLQTIAVAVSFMYFNKVLNTMQESFSRSSMSCLVNPNLNFLDAAEKKSDPCWQVTQQIAERFQIPTPERRVSLPKVGAHVTGVVSSAEPPNSETVPGLQSSKGYLGERIRVWEGQRGLSFLQNIELRGGELLVPRAGLYYIYAQTYFKLPSMGEMDGETREEQGAQLVQYIYKKMSSYTAPILLMKSIRSVCWPRGQEPGLFSLHQAGTAFLQPADRLFITVSNASVIEMDGRANYFGAFLVS, translated from the exons ATGGCCATGTCCATTTCTGTCCAGAGTCTGGGGCTCATCTTACTCGCAGCAGTCCTCCTCCAGACCATCGCGGTCGCCGTCAGTTTTATGTACTTCAACAAAGTCCTGAACACG ATGCAGGAGAGTTTTTCCAGGAGCAGCATGTCCTGTCTTGTAAACCCGAATCTGAACTTCCTGGACGCGGCAGAAAAGAAGAGCGACCCCTGCTGGCAGGTCACGCAACAG aTTGCTGAAAGATTCCAGATACCTACTCCAGAGAGAA GGGTCTCTCTTCCCAAAGTTGGTGCACATGTGACTGGTGTTGTCTCATCAGCAGAGCCTCCAAATTCAGAGA CTGTTCCAGGTTTACAGAGCAGCAAGGGGTACCTGGGAGAGCGCATCAGAGTGTGGGAAGGCCAGAGAGGCCTGTCCTTCTTGCAGAACATAGAGCTGAGAGGAGGAGAGCTGCTGGTACCCAGAGCAGGCCTCTATTACATCTACGCCCAGACCTACTTCAAACTCCCGTCCATGGGGGAGATGGACGGGGAAACAAGAGAGGAGCAAGGAGCTCAGCTTGTCCAGTATATCTACAAGAAG ATGAGTTCCTACACGGCACCTATCTTACTGATGAAATCGATTAGGAGTGTCTGCTGGCCCCGGGGTCAGGAGCCTGGCCTCTTCTCTCTGCATCAGGCTGGCACTGCCTTTCTACAGCCTGCAGATCGCCTCTTCATTACTGTTAGCAATGCTAGTGTCATAGAGATGGACGGTCGGGCAAACTACTTTGGGGCCTTCCTCGTGAGCTAA